The Candidatus Neomarinimicrobiota bacterium genome includes a window with the following:
- a CDS encoding MoaD/ThiS family protein — MIITIKCFSFVRYALDQKKLVLDLEDGTTTESLEKIVREMANGKLDDIILRTAVNQSYTIQSVELKDGDEVVFIPPVQGG, encoded by the coding sequence ATGATTATAACGATAAAATGTTTTTCCTTTGTGCGCTATGCCTTGGATCAAAAGAAATTGGTATTAGATTTAGAGGATGGGACCACAACTGAATCCTTAGAAAAAATAGTTCGAGAAATGGCCAATGGAAAACTCGACGATATTATCTTAAGAACAGCTGTGAATCAATCTTATACCATTCAATCAGTTGAATTGAAAGATGGCGATGAGGTTGTTTTTATTCCTCCGGTTCAAGGAGGTTAA